One segment of Ipomoea triloba cultivar NCNSP0323 chromosome 12, ASM357664v1 DNA contains the following:
- the LOC115999562 gene encoding ATP-dependent DNA helicase PIF1-like has protein sequence MNALHTSESRTYFSCDTVCKADADNGILADVHTPEFLNGIRVSGLPNHSLTLKIGSPVMLMRNIDHSIGLCNGTRLIITKLADRIIEAEIMTGANKGNKVLIPRMSMSPSDPRLPFKFQRKQFPLMLSYAMTINKSQGQTLSRVGLLLKKSVFVHGQLYVAASRINNPNGLKILIANDSSGTFTSTTNVVYHEIFNNL, from the coding sequence atgaatgCGTTGCATACTTCTGAAAGTAGAACATATTTTAGTTGTGACACAGTATGCAAAGCCGATGCAGATAATGGGATACTTGCAGATGTACACACCCCTGAATTCTTAAACGGAATTAGAGTTTCAGGTTTACCAAATCATTCATTGACTTTGAAAATTGGTTCACCGGTAATGTTGATGAGAAATATTGACCATAGTATTGGGTTGTGCAATGGTACCAGACTGATAATCACCAAGTTAGCAGACCGTATTATTGAAGCAGAGATAATGACTGGTGCTAACAAAGGAAATAAAGTTTTGATTCCCCGAATGTCCATGTCCCCATCCGATCCAAGGTTGCCATTCAAGTTTCAACgaaaacaatttccgttgatGTTATCATATGCAATGACCATTAATAAAAGTCAGGGTCAAACATTGTCACGTGTAGGATTGTTACTAAAGAAATCTGTGTTTGTACATGGTCAGTTGTACGTCGCTGCATCTCGGATTAACAATCCAAATggtctaaaaatattaattgccAATGACTCAAGTGGAACTTTTACATCAACCACTAATGTTGTATatcatgaaatttttaataatttgtaa
- the LOC115999563 gene encoding uncharacterized protein LOC115999563, translating to MGGKIDRSLNNGVAPPIFRINGQNFHRIGSLLPTNGVQPKFAQLYIHDTEHEIENRINSVRGENDKFNLHVDVVNDIKDVLDHYNVLVKSFRMAKSFIDSNPQAEIKMRLIGRRNTDARTYSLPTASEVAALIVGDLDPTMGERDILVETRTGVLKRISELNPAYLPLQYPILFPYGEDGFREDILFSSNVSTQHFSRKSVSQREYFAFRIHERLDEISTLFYARRLFQQFLVDAYTMVESSRLIYIRSNQKALRCEAYKGLSDALTRGEVEPSSKGKRIILPSSFTGGARYMIQNYQDAMAICRFVGYPNLFITFTCNPKWPEIQRFMEKRNLKVEDRPDIVCRVFKMKLDVLIKDLKKGKIFGHVKAVVYTIEFQKLGLPHAHILLFLERREEYSNPSFMDSIISAEIPDKHKDLEYYKAVEEFMVHGPCGHAKRNSPCMVNNKCSKHFPKKFINESQFDQDGYPLYRRRDDSRTIKKNGIDLDNQYIVPHNRYILLKYKAQCNVEWCNQSRSIKYLFKYVNKGNDRVTAEFYKTTTDDTGNEIVDEINMYYDCRYISACEATWRLFSFEVQYRTPPVERLSFHLPDCQSVVFQDDDTIDRVLNRETVGQSMFNGWFIANKKFNEAKMLTYIEMPTKFVWKKDIREWQPRKKGFSVGRIFYVPPTSGEIYYLRCLLNIVRGPTSFKDIRTLNGVEYMTFRNACYAHGLLDDDKEYIDAINEARYWSTAHSMRKLFVVLITSSSIIRPENVWNEVWKHLCEDAQHYQRRILQQPDLVLTDEEKKNFGLIELEKLLEVQNKSLKDFPTMPIPNMDNSTMVHNRLVFEELSYDCDALKQEAEELSSKLTDEQRVIYDTVMQDISCNLGGLFFVYGYGGTGKTFLWRALSSTLRSKRQIVLNVASSGIASLLLPGGRTAHSRFAIPIAINEDSTCNIKQGSHLAELLIKTSLIIWDEAPMMHKHCFEALDRTMRDLLRFVDQNSSTKTFGGKTVVLGGDFRQILPVVPKGTRQDIVSATINSSYLWNSCKVLKLTRNLRLRTVRHGVDLQRLEDFANWIANIGDGKIGGPNDGYAEVEIPTNMLLPSDGDHISTIVKSTFPMFATGNSNPNLLEGRAILAPTLDVVTQ from the exons ATGGGTGGTAAGATTGATAGATCACTTAACAATGGTGTTGCGCCACCTATATTTCGTATAAATGGCCAAAATTTTCATCGTATTGGAAGTTTATTACCAACAAATGGGGTTCAACCAAAGTTTGCGCAACTCTATATTCATGATACTGAACATGAAATAGAAAATCGTATCAACTCCGTTAG GGGTGAAAACGATAAATTTAACCTACATGTTGATGTGGTTAATGACATTAAGGATGTTTTAGATCATTATAATGTTTTGGTCAAGTCATTCCGTATGGCCAAGTCATTTATTGATTCTAATCCACAAGCTGAGATTAAGATGAGGCTAATTGGAAGAAGGAATACAGATGCAAGAACATATTCATTACCAACTGCATCAGAGGTTGCGGCTCTCATTGTCGGAGATTTAGACCCTACCATGGGTGAACGTGACATTCTGGTAGAGACTAGGACTGGAGTTCTCAAAAGAATAAGTGAATTAAATCCAGCATATTTACCATTGCAATATCCAATTTTATTCCCATATGGCGAGGATGGATTTAGGGAGGATATTCTTTTTTCATCAAATGTTAGTACCCAacatttctcaagaaaaagtgtTTCACAAAGGGAATACTTCGCATTCCGTATCCATGAAAGGTTGGATGAAATCTCAACTTTATTTTATGCTAGGAGGTTATTCCAACAATTCTTAGTTGATGCGTACACGATGGTGGAATCTTCCAGACTTATTTACATAAGATCAAATCAAAAAGCTTTGAGATGTGAGGCATATAAAGGTCTTTCAGATGCCTTAACGCGAGGTGAAGTTGAACCTAGCTCCAAAGGGAAACGAATAATATTACCCTCAAGTTTTACTGGTGGAGCAAGGTACATGATACAAAACTATCAAGATGCCATGGCCATTTGTCGGTTTGTAGGTTATCCAAACCTATTCATTACATTTACATGTAATCCTAAATGGCCTGAGATTCAACGCTTTATGGAAAAAAGGAACTTGAAAGTGGAAGATCGTCCAGACATCGTATGTCGTGTGTTCAAAATGAAATTGGATGTTTTGATCAAAGACcttaaaaagggaaaaatattTGGTCACGTCAAAGCag TTGTATACACAATAGAGTTTCAAAAACTTGGATTGCCACATGCTCACATATTGCTATTTCTAGAAAGAAGAGAGGAATACTCCAACCCATCTTTCATGGACTCAATCATTTCAGCTGAAATTCCAGACAAACATAAAGACCTTGAATATTATAAAGCAGTTGAGGAATTTATGGTTCATGGACCATGTGGCCATGCCAAGAGGAATTCACCATGCATGGTAAACAACAAGTGTTCAAAGCATTTTCCAAAGAAATTCATTAATGAATCTCAATTTGACCAAGACGGATACCCGTTGTACCGAAGACGGGATGACAGTAGAACCATAAAGAAGAATGGGATAGACTTGGATAACCAGTATATTGTGCCACATAATCGGTATATACTTTTGAAGTACAAAGCTCAATGTAATGTTGAGTGGTGTAACCAGTCACGATCAATAAAATACCTATTCAAGTACGTCAACAAAGGTAATGACCGTGTAACTGCTGAGTTTTATAAGACTACCACCGATGATACCGGTAATGAAATTGTTGATGAGATTAACATGTACTATGATTGCCGGTACATTTCAGCCTGCGAGGCTACTTGGCGCTTATTTAGTTTTGAAGTGCAATACAGAACTCCACCTGTTGAGAGATTAAGCTTTCACCTGCCTGATTGTCAATCAGTTGTTTTCCAAGATGATGATACCATTGACCGTGTTTTAAATAGAGAGACTGTTGGTCAAAGTATGTTTAATGGTTGGTTTATAGCAAACAAAAAATTCAATGAAGCGAAGATGCTAACTTACATTGAGATGCCTACCaaatttgtttggaaaaaaGACATTCGTGAATGGCAGCCAAGAAAGAAGGGTTTCTCGGTGGGTCGTATCTTCTATGTCCCACCAACATCAggtgaaatatattatttaaggtGCTTATTAAACATAGTTCGTGGTCCTACAAGTTTTAAAGATATTAGGACACTGAACGGTGTTGAGTATATGACATTTCGAAATGCCTGTTATGCTCATGGTTTACTTGATGATGATAAAGAATACATTGATGCTATAAATGAAGCACGTTATTGGTCAACTGCTCATTCAATGAGGAAGCTCTTTGTGGTTCTAATAACATCGAGCTCTATAATTAGACCGGAAAATGTTTGGAATGAGGTTTGGAAACATTTGTGTGAGGATGCTCAACATTATCAAAGAAGAATATTACAACAACCag ACTTGGTCTTAACAGACGAAGAGAAGAAGAACTTTGGTTTGATTGAGTTGGAAAAACTTTTGGAAGTACAAAATAAGTCTTTAAAAGACTTTCCAACTATGCCTATTCCAAATATGGATAACTCTACAATGGTTCATAACAGATTGGTTTTTGAAGAGTTATCTTATGATTGTGATGCCTTAAAACAAGAAGCTGAAGAGTTGTCTTCTAAATTGACTGATGAACAAAGAGTTATATACGATACTGTTATGCAAGACATTTCATGTAATCTAGgtggtttgttttttgtttatgggTATGGTGGGACTGGAAAAACATTTTTATGGAGAGCGTTGTCATCTACATTACGATCTAAAAGGCAAATTGTTTTAAATGTTGCGTCAAGTGGCATAGCTTCTTTGTTGTTACCAGGTGGACGAACTGCGCACTCAAGATTTGCAATACCAATTGCAATAAACGAAGACTCAACATGTAACATTAAACAAGGTAGTCATTTAGCTGAATTGTTGATAAAGACGAGTTTAATCATTTGGGATGAAGCGCccatgatgcacaaacattgcTTTGAAGCATTAGACCGAACTATGAGGGATTTGTTGCGATTTGTAGACCAAAATAGTTCGACAAAGACATTTGGTGGAAAAACAGTTGTATTGGGTGGTGACTTCCGTCAGATACTACCAGTAGTTCCTAAGGGTACAAGACAAGATATTGTATCTGCAACAATAAATTCATCGTATTTGTGGAACAGTTGCAAAGTTTTGAAGCTTACAAGAAACCTACGCCTACGCACTGTTCGGCATGGGGTTGATCTACAAAGATTAGAAGATTTTGCAAATTGGATTGCTAATATCGGTGATGGAAAGATAGGTGGACCAAATGATGGATATGCAGAAGTAGAAATCCCAACTAATATGCTTCTACCATCTGATGGAGACCATATTTCAACAATTGTGAAAAGCACATTTCCGATGTTTGCCACTGGGAATTCTAATCCAAATTTGCTGGAAGGACGTGCTATACTAGCACCAACACTAGATGTGGTAACTCagtaa
- the LOC115999564 gene encoding uncharacterized protein LOC115999564, translating into MAPFSYDVTKIYINHDFPEFQEFRESLNGEQTPMRSIVSMTSMSYGSAFEDFSSGQMNVLTISDIYQNREYGDFWVVAKIVGIESSGDWFYVSCKAHGCNKKLILRNDGQKYDCDKCKRTWEEGILRYRVKIRVVDLNGNAPFILWDRDCQDLLGISATDLRKRTLEGPLTVPSEIESLVGLAMVFRIAARKEQFDNLHNAFAVIKVMNDPKLVSVYCRELLEAPDKDLTSELHSQDEEISREDFEDEDVAESPSLPANPMKKVDEGECGAVKRSLLDEFSSTQSSKKTMKSIVKMEK; encoded by the exons ATGGCTCCatt CAGCTACGAtgttacaaaaatttatataaaccATGATTTTCCAGAGTTTCAAGAATTTAGAGAGAG TCTTAACGGAGAGCAGACCCCAATGCGTAGCATTGTTTCCATGACAAGTATGAGCTATGGCAGTGCATTTGAAGACTTCTCTTCTGGACAAATGAATGTTTTGACCATTTCAGATATATATCAAAATAGAGAA tatGGTGATTTTTGGGTTGTTGCTAAAATCGTTGGCATTGAGAGTTCGGGTGATTGGTTTTATGTTTCTTGCAAAGCACATGGTTGTAATAAAAAGTTGATTCTACGTAATGATGGTCAAAAGTATGACTGTGATAAATGTAAGAGGACTTGGGAAGAGGGTATTCTCAGGTACAGGGTTAAGATTAGAGTTGTTGACCTCAATGGAAATGCACCATTCATACTATGGGACAGAGACTGTCAAGATTTATTAGGTATTTCAGCAACAGATCTAAGGAAGAGGACCTTGGAG GGACCCCTTACAGTCCCCAGTGAAATAGAATCCTTAGTGGGACTTGCAATGGTTTTTAGGATTGCTGCAAGAAAGGAACAATTTGATAACCTTCACAATGCCTTTGCAGTTATTAAGGTTATGAATGACCCTAAATTAGTATCAGTTTACTGTCGAGAGCTATTGGAGGCACCGGATAAGGACCTAACATCTGAACTGCATTCACAGGATGAAGAAATTTCTAGAGAG gattttgaggatgaggATGTTGCTGAGAGTCCAAGTTTACCAGCAAATCCCATGAAGAAAGTTGATGAAGGTGAATGTGGAGCTGTTAAGAGGTCTCTGCTTGATGAGTTCTCCTCTACCCAAAGTTCTAAGAAGACAATGAAGTCAATTGTGAAGATGGAAAAATAG